In Phreatobacter stygius, a genomic segment contains:
- a CDS encoding NADP-dependent malic enzyme, with amino-acid sequence MSKEITDDLKTGALIYHRLPRPGKLEIQATKPLGNQRDLALAYSPGVAAACEAIVADPAQAAELTIRANLVAVISNGTAVLGLGDIGPLAGKPVMEGKAVLFKKFAGIDVFDIEIDAREVDRVVDVIAALEPTFGGINLEDIKAPECFEIERRLRERMGIPVFHDDQHGTAIIVGAAVTNALALMGKRIEDVKIVASGAGAAAIACLNLLVELGAKTDNIWVSDIEGVVYKGREKLMDPYKEVYAKDTNARTLGDIIGDADIFLGVSAAGVLKPDMVKRMGKGPLIMALANPNPEIMPDVAREARPDAMICTGRSDFPNQVNNVLCFPYIFRGALDCGATAINEPMKLAAVRAIAGLAREAPSDVVARAYGGEVGTFGAGSLIPSPFDPRLILRIAPAVAKAAMDTGVATRPIADFDAYRTELSRFVFRSGLLMKPVFDKAREAPKRVIYAEGEDERILRAAQVVVEEGLALPVLIGRPAVVEQRLERFGLSIRPGKDFELVDPQSDPRYRDYVATYHERVGRRGVTPDAARTIMRTSNSAIATVALARGDADAMICGVEGRFNTHLRHIRQVIGLDDDCEGLAALSLLITSKGPLFIADTHVNAHPTPEQIANMAVTAAEHVRRFGLEPKIALVCHSDFGSHDDADAETLQKALKLIWERAPGLEVDGEMHADTALLPELRERIFPHSKLTGVANVLIMPNMAAANTAFQVIKVLADALPVGPILVGPAKPAHILTSSVTARGVVNMTALAVVEAQEAAKLPAG; translated from the coding sequence ATGTCCAAGGAAATTACCGACGATCTGAAGACCGGCGCGCTGATCTATCATCGCCTGCCGCGGCCGGGGAAGTTGGAGATCCAGGCCACCAAGCCTTTGGGCAATCAGCGCGATCTGGCACTGGCTTATTCCCCCGGCGTGGCCGCCGCCTGCGAGGCGATCGTCGCCGACCCGGCGCAAGCCGCCGAACTGACCATTCGCGCCAATCTCGTCGCGGTCATCTCCAACGGCACCGCGGTGCTCGGGCTCGGCGATATCGGCCCGCTCGCCGGCAAGCCGGTGATGGAGGGCAAGGCGGTCCTGTTCAAGAAATTCGCCGGCATCGACGTGTTCGACATCGAGATCGACGCGCGCGAGGTCGACCGCGTGGTCGATGTCATCGCAGCGCTCGAGCCGACCTTCGGCGGCATCAATCTCGAAGACATCAAGGCGCCCGAATGTTTCGAGATCGAGCGGCGCCTGCGCGAGCGCATGGGCATTCCGGTCTTCCACGACGACCAGCACGGCACGGCGATCATCGTCGGCGCCGCCGTCACCAATGCGCTGGCGCTGATGGGCAAGCGTATCGAGGACGTGAAGATCGTCGCCTCGGGCGCGGGTGCGGCGGCCATCGCCTGCCTCAACCTGCTGGTCGAGCTCGGCGCCAAGACCGACAATATCTGGGTCTCCGATATCGAGGGGGTCGTCTACAAGGGCCGCGAGAAGCTGATGGACCCCTATAAGGAGGTCTATGCCAAGGACACCAATGCCCGCACCCTCGGCGATATCATTGGCGATGCCGACATCTTCCTCGGCGTCTCGGCGGCCGGCGTGCTCAAACCCGACATGGTCAAGCGCATGGGCAAGGGCCCGCTGATCATGGCGCTGGCCAATCCCAACCCGGAGATCATGCCCGACGTGGCGCGCGAGGCGCGCCCCGACGCCATGATCTGCACCGGCCGGTCGGATTTTCCGAACCAGGTCAACAACGTCCTGTGTTTTCCCTACATCTTCCGCGGCGCGCTCGATTGCGGCGCCACCGCGATCAACGAGCCGATGAAGCTCGCCGCCGTCCGCGCCATCGCGGGTCTTGCACGCGAGGCACCGTCCGATGTCGTGGCGCGCGCCTATGGCGGCGAAGTCGGCACGTTCGGCGCCGGCAGCCTGATCCCGTCGCCGTTCGATCCGCGGCTGATCCTGCGCATCGCGCCGGCGGTCGCCAAGGCGGCCATGGATACCGGCGTCGCGACCCGGCCGATCGCCGATTTCGATGCTTATCGGACCGAGCTGTCGCGTTTCGTCTTCCGCTCCGGCCTGTTGATGAAGCCGGTCTTCGACAAGGCGCGCGAGGCGCCGAAGCGGGTGATCTATGCCGAGGGCGAGGACGAGCGGATCCTGCGCGCCGCCCAGGTGGTGGTCGAGGAGGGGCTGGCCCTGCCGGTCCTGATCGGCCGTCCCGCGGTGGTCGAGCAGCGGCTCGAGCGTTTCGGCCTGTCGATCCGGCCGGGCAAGGATTTCGAACTGGTCGACCCGCAGTCGGACCCGCGCTATCGCGACTATGTCGCGACCTATCACGAGCGCGTCGGCCGGCGCGGCGTGACCCCGGATGCGGCGCGCACCATCATGCGCACGTCCAATTCGGCGATCGCCACGGTGGCGCTGGCGCGCGGCGATGCCGACGCCATGATCTGCGGCGTCGAGGGCCGGTTCAACACGCATCTGCGCCATATCCGCCAGGTCATCGGGCTCGACGACGATTGCGAGGGACTGGCCGCGCTATCGCTGCTGATCACCTCGAAGGGGCCGCTGTTCATTGCCGACACCCATGTCAACGCCCATCCGACGCCGGAACAGATCGCCAATATGGCGGTCACCGCCGCCGAGCATGTCCGGCGATTCGGGCTGGAGCCGAAGATCGCCCTGGTCTGCCACTCCGATTTCGGCAGCCATGACGATGCCGATGCCGAAACCTTGCAGAAGGCGCTGAAGCTGATCTGGGAACGGGCGCCCGGCCTCGAGGTCGACGGCGAAATGCATGCCGACACGGCGCTGCTGCCGGAACTGCGCGAGCGCATCTTCCCGCATTCCAAGCTGACCGGCGTCGCCAATGTGCTGATCATGCCCAATATGGCTGCGGCCAATACGGCTTTCCAGGTGATCAAGGTGCTCGCCGACGCCCTGCCGGTGGGCCCGATCCTGGTTGGCCCAGCCAAGCCCGCGCATATCCTGACCTCGTCGGTCACCGCGCGCGGCGTCGTCAACATGACGGCGCTGGCCGTTGTCGAGGCCCAGGAAGCCGCGAAATTACCCGCCGGCTGA
- a CDS encoding carboxymuconolactone decarboxylase family protein, giving the protein MSASAARLTQAQFIKAVPKAYAALRTLNAELNGLGLDPTLVELVKIRASQINGCAYCVHSHLSDARKIGVPPAKLDLLVAWAEAGVHSPRERAALAWAEAITGPPGPGATDAAYAAVREQFDEAEVGALTMVIATINALNRIAASMRYALPVA; this is encoded by the coding sequence ATGTCCGCATCCGCTGCCCGCCTGACCCAAGCCCAGTTCATCAAGGCGGTTCCGAAGGCCTATGCCGCGCTGCGTACGCTGAACGCCGAGCTGAACGGCCTCGGCCTCGATCCGACGCTGGTCGAACTGGTCAAGATTCGCGCCTCGCAGATCAATGGTTGCGCCTACTGCGTGCACAGCCACCTGAGCGACGCGCGCAAGATCGGCGTGCCCCCGGCCAAGCTCGACCTGCTGGTGGCCTGGGCGGAAGCCGGCGTGCATTCGCCGCGCGAGCGGGCCGCGCTCGCCTGGGCCGAGGCGATCACCGGCCCGCCCGGGCCCGGCGCCACCGATGCGGCCTATGCCGCCGTCCGCGAACAGTTCGACGAGGCCGAGGTCGGCGCCTTGACCATGGTGATCGCCACGATCAACGCGCTGAACCGCATCGCCGCCTCCATGCGTTACGCACTGCCGGTGGCGTGA
- a CDS encoding MarR family transcriptional regulator has protein sequence MHKPSHLIPPPDVGEGKRGEEGYLGYLLRQANAAHRLRMERALGELDATLPQFLVLTMLGAYPGLSNADLARLAMLTPQTLSVIVANLERAGAITRKAHAVHGRIQELSLSDAGKDLLARCRLRVQDTEQRLSEGLSEADERIIRRWLVAVAVDRQAGKR, from the coding sequence ATGCACAAGCCTTCGCACCTGATCCCGCCGCCGGATGTCGGCGAAGGCAAGCGTGGCGAGGAGGGCTATCTCGGCTATCTGCTGCGCCAGGCCAATGCCGCGCACCGGTTGCGCATGGAGCGGGCGCTGGGCGAGCTCGACGCCACTCTGCCGCAATTCCTGGTGCTGACCATGCTCGGCGCCTATCCCGGCCTGTCCAATGCCGATCTCGCCCGGCTGGCCATGCTGACGCCGCAGACGCTGAGTGTCATCGTCGCCAATCTGGAACGGGCCGGCGCCATCACGCGCAAGGCCCATGCGGTGCACGGCCGGATCCAGGAGCTCAGCCTGTCGGACGCCGGCAAGGATCTGCTGGCGCGCTGCCGCCTACGCGTCCAGGACACCGAGCAGCGACTGTCGGAGGGCCTGTCGGAGGCGGACGAGCGGATCATCCGCCGCTGGCTGGTGGCGGTTGCGGTCGACCGGCAGGCGGGCAAACGCTGA
- a CDS encoding EAL domain-containing protein: MGLTAGLGAKGLIWIAATAVAVLLPVAVYFGAEAYVERELQAHLQRTAVLVVQRVENAIDRSVVTLKEAALRRANSCNLRDREALRVLAFGSPVLKEVAVLAPDGAVLCNNIGELVRISPLSDLLPTRDPRISLGSVVAFGSEGRALRVVWREHERAIFGGLVAAGLFAPFQEVNGQGDRLGIEVNLSEGSALLISRNEGRNGPFDARLDSVSPRFPVKIAITASRADWRQARLWIIGLATAAAAVLGLVVGALIVIAARRDADPMAEMQDALDNGEFIPHYQPILDIDTGRILGCEVLVRWRKPDGSIVSPGAFIDQAERSGFIFPLTLALMRQAAQELGPTYSARPKLKCGFNLCAAHFKHDGIITDVATIFGASAIQLSQVLLEVTERDPLDDIDTARAIIARFQGMGVKVALDDVGTGHGGMSYLLKLGVDVMKIDKLFIDALGAERQSTAIVDSLIDLAAHLNMDVVAEGVETFAQVEALRRRGVRSAQGYVFAPPLPGSSFIQLVEAMEPATTSEPPKRMTLRG; this comes from the coding sequence GTGGGTTTGACCGCGGGCTTGGGGGCGAAAGGCCTGATCTGGATCGCGGCGACCGCCGTCGCGGTGCTTTTGCCTGTCGCCGTCTATTTCGGCGCCGAAGCCTATGTCGAGCGCGAGCTGCAGGCCCATCTCCAGCGCACCGCCGTGCTGGTGGTCCAGCGCGTCGAAAACGCCATCGACCGTTCGGTGGTGACGTTGAAGGAAGCCGCGCTCAGGCGCGCCAACAGCTGCAATCTGAGGGATCGCGAGGCGCTGCGCGTCCTGGCTTTCGGATCACCGGTCCTGAAGGAAGTCGCGGTGCTGGCGCCGGATGGCGCGGTGCTCTGCAACAATATTGGCGAACTCGTCAGGATCTCGCCGCTGTCGGACCTGTTGCCGACGCGCGATCCGCGCATCTCGCTCGGCTCGGTGGTGGCCTTCGGTTCCGAGGGGCGGGCGCTCCGGGTGGTCTGGCGCGAGCATGAGCGGGCCATCTTCGGCGGACTGGTCGCCGCCGGCCTGTTCGCGCCCTTCCAGGAGGTCAACGGGCAGGGCGACCGGCTCGGGATCGAGGTCAATCTCAGCGAGGGTTCGGCCTTGCTGATCTCCCGCAACGAAGGCCGGAACGGGCCGTTCGACGCCAGGCTCGACAGTGTCTCGCCGCGCTTTCCGGTCAAGATCGCGATCACCGCGTCGCGCGCCGACTGGCGCCAGGCGCGGCTCTGGATCATTGGCCTGGCCACCGCGGCGGCGGCGGTTCTCGGCCTCGTCGTCGGCGCGCTCATCGTGATCGCCGCCCGCCGCGACGCCGACCCCATGGCCGAGATGCAGGACGCGCTCGACAATGGCGAGTTCATTCCGCACTACCAGCCGATCCTCGATATCGACACCGGCCGGATCCTCGGCTGCGAAGTGCTGGTGCGCTGGCGCAAACCCGACGGCAGCATCGTCTCGCCCGGCGCCTTCATCGACCAGGCCGAACGATCCGGCTTCATCTTCCCGCTGACGCTCGCCCTGATGCGCCAGGCCGCCCAGGAACTCGGCCCGACCTATTCGGCCCGCCCCAAGCTGAAATGCGGCTTCAATCTCTGCGCCGCCCATTTCAAGCATGACGGCATCATCACCGATGTCGCCACCATTTTCGGGGCGTCTGCCATCCAGCTCTCGCAGGTGCTGCTCGAGGTCACCGAACGCGACCCGCTCGACGATATCGACACCGCGCGCGCAATCATCGCGCGGTTCCAGGGCATGGGCGTCAAGGTCGCGCTCGACGATGTCGGCACCGGCCATGGCGGCATGAGCTATCTCTTGAAGCTCGGTGTCGACGTCATGAAGATCGACAAGCTGTTCATCGATGCGCTCGGCGCCGAGCGCCAGTCGACCGCCATTGTCGACAGCCTGATCGACCTGGCCGCGCACCTGAACATGGACGTGGTCGCCGAGGGCGTGGAGACCTTCGCCCAGGTCGAGGCCTTGCGCCGCCGCGGCGTCCGCAGCGCGCAAGGGTATGTCTTCGCGCCGCCCCTGCCGGGCTCGTCCTTCATTCAGCTGGTCGAGGCCATGGAGCCCGCCACCACCAGCGAACCACCGAAGCGGATGACCCTGCGGGGGTGA
- the purM gene encoding phosphoribosylformylglycinamidine cyclo-ligase: MTDKPKTSNGLTYAQAGVDIDAGNRLVDMIKPLVRATARPGADAEIGGFGGLFDLKAAGFKDPVLVAANDGVGTKIKIAIEANRHDTIGIDLVAMCVNDLVVQGAEPLFFLDYFATGKLSPEAAAQVVKGIALGCREAGCALIGGETAEMPGLYAEGDYDLAGFSVGAAERGTLLPRPDVGEGDVVLGLASSGVHSNGYSLVRKIAEVSGLRWDAPAPFAEGQSLGEALLVPTRIYVKSVLAAHRSTGAIKALAHITGGGFVDNIPRVLPKGFGVAVDLSAVPVPPVFGWLAKVGGLDQAEMVRTFNCGIGMVVVTAPADAERLAATFREAGETVVTLGRVVAAAEEPLVTFSGALAL, encoded by the coding sequence GTGACCGATAAGCCGAAAACCTCAAATGGCCTGACCTATGCGCAAGCCGGCGTCGATATCGATGCCGGCAACCGCCTGGTCGACATGATCAAGCCGCTGGTGCGCGCCACCGCGCGGCCGGGGGCGGACGCCGAGATCGGCGGGTTCGGCGGCCTGTTCGACCTGAAGGCGGCCGGGTTCAAGGATCCGGTGCTGGTCGCCGCCAATGACGGCGTCGGCACCAAGATCAAGATCGCCATCGAGGCCAACCGGCATGACACGATCGGCATCGATCTCGTCGCCATGTGTGTCAACGACCTGGTGGTCCAAGGCGCCGAGCCGCTGTTCTTCCTGGATTATTTCGCCACCGGCAAGCTGTCGCCGGAGGCCGCGGCCCAGGTGGTCAAGGGCATTGCGCTCGGCTGCCGGGAAGCCGGCTGCGCGCTGATCGGCGGCGAGACCGCCGAAATGCCCGGGCTTTATGCCGAGGGTGACTATGACCTCGCCGGCTTTTCGGTCGGCGCCGCCGAACGCGGTACGCTGCTGCCCAGGCCGGATGTCGGCGAAGGCGACGTCGTGCTGGGCCTGGCCTCGTCCGGCGTCCATTCCAACGGCTATTCGCTGGTGCGCAAGATCGCCGAGGTCTCGGGCCTGCGCTGGGATGCGCCGGCGCCCTTCGCCGAGGGACAATCGCTCGGTGAAGCCCTGCTGGTGCCAACCCGCATCTATGTCAAGAGCGTGCTCGCCGCGCACCGCTCGACCGGCGCGATCAAGGCGCTCGCCCATATTACCGGCGGCGGCTTCGTCGACAATATTCCGCGCGTTTTGCCCAAGGGGTTCGGCGTCGCGGTCGACCTGTCGGCCGTGCCGGTGCCGCCGGTGTTCGGCTGGCTCGCCAAGGTCGGCGGCCTCGACCAGGCCGAGATGGTCAGGACCTTCAATTGCGGCATCGGCATGGTGGTGGTGACGGCGCCGGCCGACGCGGAACGGCTCGCCGCAACCTTCCGTGAGGCCGGCGAGACGGTGGTCACGCTCGGCCGGGTGGTTGCCGCGGCGGAAGAGCCGCTGGTGACCTTCAGCGGAGCGCTGGCGCTGTGA
- a CDS encoding molybdopterin-containing oxidoreductase family protein, producing the protein MNAPLRIERRQSTCPHDCPSACSLDIEVIDGRTIGRVHGDARQSYTAGVVCAKVARYAERTYHPDRLLHPLIRKGPKGSGEFQRISWDEALDITAARLLEAEARHGSETVWPYYYAGTMGFVMRDGINRLRHVKKYSGFFSTICTNMAWSGFIAGTGKLAGVDPREMALADVVVIWGTNAVSTQVNVMTHAIKARKDRGAKVVVIDVYKTDTMKQADLSLVVKPGTDGALACAVMHVLFRDGHADRDYLARYTDVPVELEEHLRTRTPAWAAAITGLSVDEIETFARLVGENKKTFFRLGYGFGRQRNGAVNMHAASCIAAVTGAWAVEGGGAFHNNGAIYHWRKSLIEGLDARDPKIRILDQSRIGPILTGERQALKRPDGSDGPPVTALLIQNTNPVNVAPDQSKVIKGFARDDLFTVVHEQFMTDTARMADIVLPATMFMEHDDLYAGGGHQHIMLGLKLVEAPGECRSNHQVISELARRLGAEHQGFTMSPREIIDWTLQHSGWGTLAELETTNFRDVQPKFEDAHYINGFAYRDGRFKFKPDWPNVPNANIGTLGPWDKMPSLPDHWEVTEEPDAEHPFKLATSPSRSYLNSTFAETPSSRKREGRPEVMINPVDAERLSIAPGAKVELGNERGQLVLHAKVTDQTRPGTLIAEGLWPNSAHENGQGINVLTGADAVAPFGGAAFHDNKAWIRPVG; encoded by the coding sequence ATGAATGCGCCGCTGCGTATCGAACGCCGCCAGTCGACCTGCCCGCATGATTGCCCGTCGGCCTGCTCGCTCGATATCGAAGTGATCGACGGCCGGACCATTGGCCGTGTCCATGGCGATGCCAGGCAAAGCTACACGGCGGGCGTCGTCTGCGCCAAGGTCGCGCGTTATGCCGAGCGCACCTACCATCCCGACCGGCTGTTGCATCCGTTGATCCGCAAGGGCCCCAAGGGCTCCGGCGAGTTCCAGCGTATTTCCTGGGACGAGGCGCTCGACATCACCGCCGCCAGGCTGCTCGAGGCCGAAGCCCGCCATGGCTCGGAAACGGTCTGGCCCTATTATTATGCCGGCACCATGGGTTTCGTCATGCGCGACGGCATCAACCGCCTGCGCCATGTGAAGAAATATTCCGGTTTCTTCTCGACCATTTGCACCAATATGGCCTGGTCCGGCTTCATTGCCGGCACCGGCAAGCTCGCCGGCGTCGATCCGCGCGAAATGGCGCTGGCCGATGTCGTGGTGATCTGGGGCACCAATGCGGTGTCCACCCAGGTCAATGTGATGACCCATGCCATCAAGGCGCGCAAGGACCGCGGCGCCAAGGTGGTGGTCATCGACGTCTACAAGACCGATACGATGAAACAGGCCGATCTCAGCCTGGTGGTGAAGCCCGGCACCGATGGCGCGCTCGCCTGCGCCGTCATGCATGTGCTGTTCCGCGACGGCCATGCCGACCGGGACTATCTCGCCCGCTATACCGACGTGCCGGTCGAGCTCGAGGAGCATCTGCGGACGCGCACGCCGGCTTGGGCCGCGGCCATCACGGGCTTGAGCGTCGACGAGATCGAGACCTTCGCCAGGCTGGTCGGCGAGAACAAGAAGACCTTCTTCCGGCTCGGCTACGGCTTCGGCCGCCAGCGCAACGGCGCCGTCAACATGCATGCCGCGTCCTGCATCGCGGCGGTGACCGGCGCCTGGGCCGTCGAGGGGGGCGGGGCCTTCCACAACAACGGCGCGATCTATCATTGGCGCAAATCGCTGATCGAGGGGCTGGATGCCCGCGATCCCAAGATCCGCATCCTCGACCAGTCGCGCATCGGGCCGATTCTCACCGGCGAGCGCCAGGCCCTGAAGCGCCCGGACGGCAGCGACGGGCCACCGGTCACCGCGCTGCTGATCCAGAACACCAATCCGGTCAATGTCGCGCCCGACCAGAGCAAGGTGATCAAGGGGTTCGCCCGCGACGACCTGTTCACCGTGGTGCATGAGCAGTTCATGACCGACACGGCCAGGATGGCCGATATCGTGCTGCCGGCCACCATGTTCATGGAACATGACGATCTCTATGCCGGCGGCGGCCACCAGCACATCATGCTCGGCCTGAAACTGGTCGAGGCGCCCGGCGAATGCCGGTCGAATCACCAGGTGATCTCGGAGCTGGCGAGACGGCTCGGCGCGGAACACCAGGGGTTCACCATGAGCCCGCGCGAAATCATCGACTGGACCCTGCAGCATTCCGGCTGGGGCACGCTGGCCGAGCTGGAAACCACCAATTTCCGCGACGTCCAGCCGAAATTCGAGGACGCGCATTACATCAACGGCTTCGCCTACCGGGACGGCAGGTTCAAGTTCAAGCCGGACTGGCCGAATGTGCCCAACGCCAATATCGGCACGCTCGGGCCCTGGGACAAAATGCCGTCATTGCCCGACCATTGGGAGGTGACCGAGGAGCCGGATGCCGAGCACCCGTTCAAGCTCGCCACCTCGCCCTCGCGCAGCTACCTCAATTCGACCTTCGCCGAGACGCCCTCCTCTAGAAAGCGCGAAGGCCGGCCGGAAGTGATGATCAATCCGGTCGACGCCGAACGGCTGTCGATCGCGCCGGGCGCCAAGGTCGAACTCGGCAATGAGCGCGGCCAGCTGGTGCTGCATGCCAAGGTCACCGACCAGACCCGGCCGGGCACCCTGATCGCCGAGGGGCTCTGGCCCAATTCGGCGCATGAGAACGGCCAGGGCATCAATGTGCTGACCGGCGCCGATGCGGTCGCGCCGTTCGGCGGCGCCGCCTTCCACGACAACAAGGCCTGGATCAGGCCGGTCGGGTGA
- the purN gene encoding phosphoribosylglycinamide formyltransferase: protein MSRKRVAILISGRGSNMAALIEAAKATDYPAEIALVLSNVPGAGGLDLAAANGIATATVDHKSFGRDREAFERAVQAELESHAIDIVCLAGFLRILTPWLVGQWQGRMINIHPALLPAYKGLDTHARALADGVTRHGATVHFVVPEMDAGPIILQGEVPVLPGDTAEALGKRVLAVEHRIYPEALRMIATEYKLV from the coding sequence GTGAGCCGCAAGCGCGTCGCGATCCTGATCTCCGGGCGCGGTTCCAACATGGCCGCGCTGATCGAGGCCGCCAAGGCCACGGATTATCCGGCCGAAATCGCGCTGGTTCTGTCCAATGTTCCCGGTGCCGGCGGCCTCGACCTCGCCGCGGCCAATGGCATTGCCACCGCGACCGTCGACCACAAGAGCTTCGGCCGCGATCGTGAAGCCTTCGAACGGGCGGTGCAGGCCGAGCTCGAAAGCCATGCCATCGACATCGTCTGCCTTGCCGGCTTCTTGCGCATTCTGACCCCCTGGCTGGTCGGCCAGTGGCAAGGGCGGATGATCAATATCCACCCAGCTCTTTTGCCGGCTTACAAAGGCCTCGACACCCATGCGCGCGCGCTCGCCGACGGCGTGACGCGGCATGGCGCGACGGTGCATTTCGTGGTGCCGGAAATGGATGCCGGACCGATCATCCTGCAGGGCGAAGTGCCGGTTCTGCCTGGTGATACCGCGGAAGCCCTGGGCAAACGGGTTCTGGCGGTCGAGCACCGGATCTATCCGGAGGCGCTCCGCATGATCGCGACCGAGTATAAGCTGGTCTGA
- a CDS encoding lytic transglycosylase domain-containing protein, with product MAPTAVFLPRLTFLTGVALGVLMLAGPALGQASDGDIAQHLLERRASEANDGETSIAEPAAAAQPIIEARATAPAVTGSIPQTERAWRPQGDNGGQVDVAALGRVIAAAKAGRVDQATAGRNALTDPISRAIAEWAILRSNEGVGFARLSAFLQANPGFPAAQRIRLRAEGALLEENIDGATVRAFYATRQPNSAKGKIALAIALKRGGDAERGNRLAREIWRRDDLSADTEQTLLTAFGPVLGAADHKARLDRMLHASQDGTAMRAAQRLGAGQVALARAFLAIGARRSNGGALLAQVPETLHRDPAYLFARAQWLRREDRAQEAAAILIGAPRDPALLGSPEDWWTERRVMVRKLLDAGDARTAYRVASTHSVREGSARVEAEFHCGWLALRFLNDPAAALRHFEAARHASHTPMSQSRAFYWVARAQEALGHQGEARRAYEAAARHPTHYYGQLARAKLGINDLPIRRPAEAAPVSGPSARALRMLYQLGEQDLARAILADLGLRAMDTGQLHAAAEVAARNNDAKGVLILGKLANNRGLPFDIHAFPTIGIPSYAHVGPEVDRAVVFAIARQESTFDPRAVSHAGARGLLQLMPATARATARTYGVAFDQGRLITDPAYNARIGAAHLGELVAEFNGSYIMTFAAYNAGRGRVREWVQAYGDPRDPRVDPIDWVERIPFTETRNYVQRVMENVQVYRARLGGGSGLRIEADLRRGRAN from the coding sequence ATGGCGCCGACCGCTGTTTTCCTGCCGCGTCTCACCTTTCTGACCGGCGTTGCCCTTGGCGTCCTGATGCTTGCCGGCCCGGCCTTGGGCCAGGCCAGCGACGGTGATATTGCCCAGCACCTGCTGGAACGGCGCGCGTCCGAAGCCAATGACGGCGAGACCTCGATCGCCGAGCCGGCGGCCGCCGCGCAGCCGATCATCGAAGCGCGCGCCACGGCGCCGGCCGTCACCGGGTCGATCCCGCAGACCGAACGCGCCTGGCGTCCGCAAGGCGACAATGGCGGCCAGGTCGATGTCGCGGCGCTCGGACGGGTGATCGCGGCGGCCAAGGCTGGCCGGGTCGATCAGGCCACCGCCGGCCGCAACGCCTTGACCGACCCGATCTCGCGGGCCATCGCCGAATGGGCCATTCTCCGATCGAACGAAGGCGTTGGCTTTGCCAGGCTTTCGGCCTTCCTGCAGGCCAATCCGGGTTTTCCGGCGGCCCAGCGCATCCGGCTGCGCGCCGAGGGCGCGCTGCTCGAAGAGAATATCGACGGGGCGACGGTCCGGGCCTTCTATGCCACCCGCCAGCCGAACTCGGCCAAGGGCAAGATCGCGCTCGCCATCGCCCTGAAGCGCGGCGGCGACGCCGAACGCGGCAACCGGCTGGCGCGCGAGATCTGGCGCCGCGACGATCTCTCCGCCGATACCGAGCAGACCTTGCTCACCGCTTTCGGCCCGGTGCTCGGCGCCGCCGACCACAAGGCCCGGCTCGACCGCATGCTGCATGCCTCGCAGGACGGCACCGCGATGCGCGCGGCGCAGCGCCTCGGCGCCGGCCAGGTGGCGCTGGCGCGTGCCTTCCTGGCCATTGGCGCAAGGCGATCCAATGGCGGCGCCCTGCTCGCCCAGGTCCCGGAAACGCTGCATCGCGATCCCGCCTATCTGTTCGCCCGGGCGCAATGGCTGCGCCGCGAGGACCGGGCCCAGGAGGCGGCCGCCATCCTGATCGGCGCGCCGCGCGATCCGGCGCTGCTCGGCAGTCCCGAGGACTGGTGGACCGAACGGCGCGTCATGGTGCGCAAGCTGCTCGATGCCGGTGACGCCCGCACCGCCTATCGCGTCGCCTCCACCCATTCGGTCCGCGAGGGCTCGGCGCGGGTCGAAGCCGAGTTCCATTGCGGCTGGCTGGCGCTGCGCTTCCTCAACGATCCCGCGGCCGCGCTGCGCCATTTCGAAGCCGCGCGCCACGCCTCGCATACGCCGATGTCGCAGTCGCGCGCCTTCTATTGGGTGGCCCGCGCCCAGGAAGCCCTGGGCCATCAGGGCGAGGCGCGCCGGGCCTATGAGGCGGCAGCGCGGCATCCAACGCATTATTACGGGCAATTGGCGCGCGCCAAGCTCGGCATCAACGACCTGCCGATCCGGCGGCCGGCGGAAGCAGCCCCGGTCAGCGGCCCGTCGGCGCGGGCGCTGCGCATGCTCTACCAGCTCGGCGAGCAGGACCTTGCCCGCGCCATTCTGGCCGATCTCGGCCTGCGCGCCATGGACACCGGCCAGTTGCATGCGGCAGCCGAAGTGGCCGCCCGCAACAACGACGCCAAGGGCGTGCTGATCCTCGGCAAGCTCGCCAATAATCGCGGCCTGCCCTTCGACATCCACGCCTTCCCGACGATCGGCATTCCCAGCTATGCCCATGTCGGGCCGGAGGTCGACCGCGCCGTGGTCTTTGCCATCGCCCGGCAGGAATCGACCTTCGACCCGCGCGCCGTCAGCCATGCCGGCGCGCGCGGCCTGCTGCAACTCATGCCGGCAACGGCGCGGGCGACGGCCCGCACCTATGGCGTGGCTTTCGACCAGGGCCGGCTGATCACCGATCCCGCCTATAATGCGCGGATCGGGGCGGCCCATCTCGGCGAACTCGTGGCCGAGTTCAACGGCAGCTACATCATGACCTTCGCCGCCTATAATGCCGGGCGCGGCCGGGTGCGCGAATGGGTGCAGGCCTATGGCGATCCACGCGATCCGCGCGTCGATCCGATCGACTGGGTGGAGCGCATCCCGTTCACCGAAACCCGCAATTACGTGCAGCGCGTGATGGAAAACGTGCAGGTCTATCGGGCACGCCTCGGCGGCGGCTCCGGCCTGCGGATCGAGGCCGATCTCAGGCGCGGCCGGGCGAACTGA